The following coding sequences are from one Haemophilus haemolyticus window:
- a CDS encoding Na(+)-translocating NADH-quinone reductase subunit C: protein MAKFNKDSVGGTILVVLLLSLVCSIIVAGSAVMLKPAQEEQKLLDKQKNILNVAGLLQENTNVKETYAKFIEPRFVDLATGEYTQQADDSQQAIPADADKARIRSRSKTTEVYLVKDEQGKIQQVILPIYGTGLWSVMYGLVSVQPDGNTINGITYYQHGETPGLGGEIENPNWASLFKGKKLFDEQHQPAIHIVKGQAPQDEHSIDGLSGATLTGNGVQGTFDYWFSANGFGPYLEKLHAGAN, encoded by the coding sequence ATGGCTAAGTTTAATAAAGACAGCGTAGGCGGCACAATCCTTGTCGTATTGCTACTGAGTTTAGTTTGTTCCATTATTGTTGCTGGTTCCGCAGTAATGTTAAAGCCTGCACAAGAAGAACAAAAGTTACTCGATAAACAAAAAAATATCTTAAATGTAGCTGGCCTTTTACAAGAAAACACTAATGTAAAAGAAACTTATGCAAAATTTATCGAGCCTCGTTTCGTTGATTTAGCAACGGGTGAATACACACAACAAGCAGATGATAGCCAACAAGCTATTCCTGCTGATGCCGATAAAGCACGTATTCGTTCTCGTAGCAAAACGACTGAAGTTTATCTTGTAAAAGATGAACAAGGTAAAATTCAACAAGTTATTTTACCTATTTATGGAACAGGCTTGTGGTCAGTGATGTATGGTTTAGTATCTGTTCAACCAGATGGTAATACTATTAATGGAATCACTTACTACCAACATGGTGAAACACCAGGATTGGGTGGTGAGATTGAAAATCCAAACTGGGCAAGTTTATTTAAAGGTAAAAAATTGTTTGATGAACAACATCAACCTGCAATTCATATCGTGAAAGGGCAAGCTCCACAAGATGAGCATAGTATTGATGGTTTATCAGGCGCGACTTTAACTGGTAACGGTGTACAAGGTACGTTTGATTATTGGTTTAGTGCGAACGGTTTTGGTCCATATCTTGAAAAACTTCATGCGGGAGCAAACTAA
- a CDS encoding BolA family protein, which produces MSVQQTIEQKIQLEFQPHFFSVENESHLHSSGRGTESHFKCVIVSNVFEGMRKVQRHQRVYQLLADELNSGVHALALHLFTVEEWGELNEKIPASTKCAGVGH; this is translated from the coding sequence ATGTCTGTTCAACAAACTATCGAACAAAAAATTCAACTAGAATTTCAACCGCACTTTTTTAGTGTAGAAAATGAAAGTCACCTACATAGTTCTGGTCGTGGTACGGAATCTCATTTTAAATGTGTGATTGTGAGTAATGTTTTTGAAGGAATGCGTAAAGTACAGCGTCATCAACGTGTTTATCAATTGCTTGCAGATGAGCTTAATAGCGGTGTTCATGCGTTAGCGTTGCACTTATTTACCGTAGAGGAATGGGGTGAGTTAAATGAGAAAATTCCCGCTTCCACGAAATGCGCAGGCGTTGGACATTAA
- a CDS encoding Na(+)-translocating NADH-quinone reductase subunit A, producing the protein MITIKKGLDLPIAGKPAQVIHNGNVVNQVAILGEEYVGMRPSMKVREGDVVKKGQVLFEDKKNLGVIFTAPASGTITVINRGEKRVLQSVVINVEGNEQITFAKYSAEQLNTLSSEQVKQNLVESGLWTALRTRPFSKVPAIDSEPASIFVNAMDTNPLAADPAIVLKEFWQDFTNGLTVLSRLFPSKPLHLCKAGDTNIPTVDLENLQIHDFGGVHPAGLVGTHIHFIDPVGVSKTVWHINYQDVIAVGKLFTTGELYVERVISLAGPQVKEPRLIRTVIGANLSQLTQNELSAGENRVISGSVLCGQTAKGAHDYLSRYALQVSVIAEGNEKEFLGWITPQSNKYSITRTVLGHFGKKLFNFTTAENGGERAMVPIGSYERVMPLDILPTLLLRDLIVGDTDGAQALGCLELDEEDLALCSFVCPGKYEYGSILRQVLDKIEKEG; encoded by the coding sequence ATGATTACAATTAAGAAAGGCTTGGATCTCCCAATTGCGGGAAAACCAGCACAAGTAATCCACAACGGAAATGTTGTGAATCAAGTTGCGATTCTAGGTGAGGAGTATGTGGGGATGCGTCCTTCGATGAAGGTGCGAGAAGGCGATGTTGTAAAGAAAGGCCAAGTGCTTTTTGAAGACAAGAAAAATCTAGGTGTGATTTTTACAGCCCCTGCAAGTGGTACTATCACTGTAATCAATCGTGGTGAGAAGCGCGTATTACAATCTGTCGTAATTAATGTGGAAGGAAATGAGCAAATCACTTTCGCAAAATATAGTGCAGAACAATTGAATACGCTTTCTTCTGAACAAGTAAAACAAAACCTTGTTGAATCAGGTTTATGGACTGCATTACGTACTCGTCCATTTAGCAAAGTGCCTGCGATTGATAGTGAACCAGCCTCAATTTTCGTGAATGCAATGGATACCAATCCATTAGCCGCAGATCCTGCAATCGTGCTAAAAGAATTTTGGCAAGATTTCACGAACGGTTTAACGGTATTAAGTCGTTTATTCCCTTCAAAACCGTTACACTTGTGTAAAGCAGGTGATACGAATATCCCAACCGTTGATCTTGAAAATTTACAGATTCATGATTTTGGTGGCGTTCACCCTGCAGGTCTTGTTGGTACTCATATCCACTTTATTGATCCTGTTGGTGTAAGTAAAACTGTATGGCACATCAATTATCAAGATGTGATCGCAGTGGGTAAATTATTTACAACAGGTGAGCTTTATGTTGAACGTGTTATTTCTCTTGCAGGTCCGCAAGTGAAAGAACCTCGTTTAATTCGCACTGTAATTGGTGCTAATCTTTCTCAATTAACCCAAAATGAATTAAGTGCGGGTGAAAATCGCGTAATTTCTGGTTCAGTGCTTTGTGGCCAAACTGCAAAAGGTGCTCATGACTATTTAAGTCGTTATGCATTGCAAGTATCGGTAATTGCTGAAGGTAATGAGAAAGAATTCCTTGGCTGGATTACACCGCAATCAAATAAATATTCAATTACTCGTACAGTGTTAGGTCACTTCGGTAAGAAGTTATTCAACTTCACTACGGCTGAAAATGGTGGTGAGCGTGCAATGGTACCAATTGGTAGCTATGAGCGTGTTATGCCGTTGGATATTTTACCGACATTATTATTACGTGATTTAATCGTGGGCGATACCGATGGAGCTCAAGCGTTAGGTTGTCTTGAATTAGACGAAGAAGACTTAGCATTATGCTCTTTCGTTTGCCCAGGCAAATATGAATACGGTTCAATCTTGCGTCAAGTACTAGATAAGATTGAGAAGGAAGGTTAA
- a CDS encoding YajG family lipoprotein, with translation MTLSNKIKTLSAVSIAAATLFLAGCQAQSNTLTFTPPAPNATMNINQNAIVYVTTKDSRTTQDIASYTKRGELIKLNSSPSVTQLFQQVMQQNLISKGFRIGQSNGSNAWVTVDVREFATQVEQGNLRYKLNTKIQATVYVQGARGSYNKAFNATRSQEGALNADNDEIQKVLSQTFNDIVNNIYQDQEVSAAINQYAN, from the coding sequence ATGACATTATCAAACAAAATCAAAACATTATCAGCAGTAAGTATTGCAGCCGCTACGCTGTTCCTTGCTGGCTGCCAAGCACAATCAAATACATTAACGTTCACACCACCAGCACCGAATGCCACAATGAACATTAATCAAAATGCGATTGTGTATGTAACAACGAAAGATAGCCGCACAACGCAAGATATCGCGAGCTATACCAAACGTGGAGAACTCATTAAATTAAATTCATCACCAAGTGTTACACAATTATTCCAACAAGTGATGCAACAAAATCTTATTAGTAAAGGTTTCAGAATTGGGCAATCCAATGGATCAAATGCGTGGGTAACTGTGGATGTGCGTGAATTTGCTACGCAAGTAGAACAAGGTAATCTTCGTTATAAACTCAATACCAAAATTCAAGCGACTGTTTATGTTCAAGGCGCGAGAGGTTCATATAACAAAGCATTTAATGCTACTCGTTCACAAGAAGGCGCATTAAACGCGGATAATGACGAAATTCAAAAAGTTCTATCTCAAACATTTAACGATATTGTGAATAACATTTATCAAGATCAAGAAGTATCCGCTGCGATTAACCAATATGCTAATTAA
- a CDS encoding NADH:ubiquinone reductase (Na(+)-transporting) subunit B — MGLKNLFEKMEPAFLPGGKYSKLYPIFESIYTLLYTPGTVTHKNTHVRDALDSKRMMITVFLALFPAIFYGMYNVGNQAIPALNQLGNLEQLIANDWHYALASSLGLDLTANATWGSKMALGAIFFLPIYLVVFTVCTIWELLFSVVRGHEVNEGMFVSTILFALIVPPTLPLWQAALGITFGIVVAKEIFGGVGRNFMNPALAGRAFLFFAYPAQISGDTVWTAADGFSGATALSQWSQGGQGALQHTVTGTPITWMDAFVGNLPGSMGEVSTLAILIGGAVIVFTRIAAWRIIAGVMIGMIATSTLFNLVGSDTNPMFSMPWHWHLVLGGFALGMVFMATDPVSASFTNAGKWWYGALIGVMAVLIRTVNPAYPEGMMLAILFANLFAPIFDYIVVQANIKRRRARTNG; from the coding sequence ATGGGTTTGAAGAATCTTTTTGAAAAAATGGAACCCGCGTTTTTACCAGGTGGTAAATACAGCAAGCTTTATCCGATCTTTGAATCGATTTATACCTTGCTTTATACACCAGGTACAGTAACGCACAAAAACACTCACGTTCGTGATGCGTTAGACTCAAAACGTATGATGATTACGGTTTTCCTTGCGTTGTTCCCTGCGATTTTCTACGGGATGTACAATGTGGGTAACCAAGCGATTCCAGCGTTAAATCAATTAGGCAATTTAGAACAACTAATTGCTAACGATTGGCACTATGCACTTGCAAGTTCATTAGGTTTAGATTTAACTGCCAATGCAACTTGGGGCTCTAAAATGGCGCTGGGAGCGATCTTCTTCTTACCAATTTACTTAGTGGTGTTTACCGTTTGTACAATTTGGGAATTATTGTTCTCAGTGGTGCGAGGTCATGAAGTAAATGAAGGGATGTTCGTTTCAACCATTTTATTTGCGTTGATCGTTCCACCTACATTGCCATTATGGCAAGCAGCATTAGGTATCACTTTTGGTATCGTTGTTGCAAAAGAAATTTTTGGTGGCGTAGGCCGTAACTTTATGAATCCTGCACTTGCAGGCCGAGCTTTCTTGTTCTTCGCCTATCCAGCTCAAATTTCAGGTGATACTGTTTGGACTGCTGCTGATGGTTTCTCTGGTGCAACCGCACTTTCACAATGGTCACAAGGTGGTCAAGGTGCATTACAACATACGGTAACTGGTACTCCAATCACTTGGATGGATGCTTTTGTTGGTAACTTACCTGGTTCAATGGGTGAAGTTTCTACGCTTGCAATTTTAATTGGTGGCGCAGTGATTGTGTTCACTCGTATTGCGGCATGGCGCATCATTGCTGGTGTGATGATTGGTATGATTGCAACTTCAACTCTATTCAATTTAGTGGGTTCTGATACTAACCCAATGTTCTCAATGCCTTGGCATTGGCACCTTGTTTTAGGTGGATTTGCATTAGGTATGGTATTTATGGCAACAGACCCTGTTTCAGCATCCTTTACCAATGCAGGTAAGTGGTGGTATGGTGCATTAATTGGTGTAATGGCTGTATTAATTCGTACTGTAAACCCAGCTTATCCGGAAGGCATGATGTTAGCGATTTTATTTGCAAACTTATTTGCACCAATTTTCGATTACATCGTTGTTCAAGCAAATATCAAACGTCGGAGAGCAAGAACAAATGGCTAA
- a CDS encoding alpha/beta hydrolase, with translation MSTLFKILFFYLGAINIAMAAPDFSISKINPKITALYHIHQQDLVFENKRYRLFIAEPKRRQHNLSVLYTLDGNAQFPLAVNAVNANLPLPLIVGIGYVSEKAYAIEERQRDYTFPAQGDEFKQGGGAGDFLRFIQTKIKPSIEKNYDINPKKQYFFGHSFGGLFGLYVLFHQPDLFQYYTLASPSLWWGNGAFLSKNESWITSHPKHILITLGKYEEYPEQDPKMTEEQQQRIEQRKKMRPFNAQQLAEKLQAQGNHAAFKWIPNKNHGDSIIDAIKYSLDFMQNDR, from the coding sequence ATGAGTACTTTATTTAAAATTCTTTTTTTCTATTTAGGGGCGATCAATATAGCTATGGCTGCACCTGATTTTTCTATTTCTAAAATAAATCCGAAAATAACCGCACTTTATCACATTCATCAACAAGATTTAGTGTTTGAGAATAAACGTTATCGTTTATTTATCGCCGAGCCGAAAAGACGACAGCATAATTTATCGGTGCTTTATACACTTGATGGCAATGCGCAATTTCCTTTAGCGGTAAATGCAGTGAATGCTAATTTACCTTTACCGTTGATTGTAGGCATTGGCTATGTTTCAGAAAAAGCCTATGCCATTGAAGAGCGTCAAAGAGATTACACATTTCCAGCACAAGGTGATGAGTTTAAGCAAGGTGGTGGCGCGGGAGATTTTTTACGTTTTATCCAAACTAAAATTAAACCGAGTATTGAGAAAAATTACGACATTAATCCTAAAAAACAATATTTCTTTGGGCATTCCTTTGGGGGATTATTTGGTCTTTACGTGCTGTTTCATCAGCCGGATTTATTCCAATATTACACCTTGGCGAGTCCATCACTTTGGTGGGGAAACGGTGCGTTTTTGTCTAAAAATGAATCTTGGATTACATCTCATCCTAAGCATATTTTAATCACTTTAGGCAAATATGAAGAATATCCGGAACAAGATCCTAAAATGACAGAGGAGCAGCAACAACGCATTGAGCAACGAAAGAAGATGCGACCATTTAATGCTCAACAATTAGCGGAAAAATTACAAGCCCAAGGCAATCATGCAGCATTTAAATGGATCCCGAACAAAAATCACGGGGATTCAATTATTGACGCAATAAAGTATTCTTTAGATTTTATGCAAAATGATAGGTAA